In one window of uncultured Draconibacterium sp. DNA:
- a CDS encoding ABC transporter permease: MFDLDLWKEILSALKKNRMRSFMTAFGVFWGIFMLIIMSGAGRALENGVMDGIKAFASNSAFFWTERTSVPYKGFQRGRSWNYKNTDIQYIKANISDIEYLSPRLFGPSSGGGDNVIRGKKTGAFNIYGDYPEFFKIDPWTPLQGRLINTIDIQHTRKVVNIGERVVEVMFDEDEDPIGQYLKINGVYFQVVGVVKGETRVNIGSGRKNETIIMPFTTMQKTFNMGDDVHFFSVTSQPGVPVSKVEARLKGLMKERHSVAPNDQQAVGSFNIEVEWKKYMGLFTGIQVLTWIVGIGTLLAGVIGVSNIMLVIIKERTQEIGIQRAIGATPGKVILHIVAESVFLTVIAGYIGLALGVGMLELLNMVLEMNAGSGDDIFFRHPEISFQMAIGALSVLVVSGIFAGLIPARRAVSIKPIDALRDE, encoded by the coding sequence ATGTTCGACTTAGATCTTTGGAAAGAAATATTAAGCGCTTTAAAGAAAAACCGGATGCGCAGTTTTATGACCGCTTTCGGTGTGTTCTGGGGAATATTTATGCTAATAATTATGTCGGGAGCAGGCCGTGCCCTTGAAAACGGAGTGATGGACGGAATTAAAGCTTTTGCATCTAACTCGGCATTCTTCTGGACCGAGCGTACCAGCGTTCCCTATAAAGGATTTCAACGGGGACGAAGCTGGAATTACAAGAACACAGATATTCAATACATAAAAGCCAATATTAGTGATATAGAATATTTGTCGCCACGTTTATTTGGCCCCAGCAGTGGAGGTGGAGATAATGTAATTCGTGGGAAAAAAACAGGCGCATTTAATATCTATGGCGACTATCCCGAGTTTTTCAAAATCGATCCGTGGACACCGTTGCAGGGACGACTGATAAATACAATCGATATTCAACATACACGCAAAGTGGTAAACATTGGCGAACGTGTGGTGGAGGTGATGTTTGATGAAGATGAAGATCCAATTGGTCAATACCTGAAAATTAACGGTGTTTACTTCCAGGTGGTTGGAGTGGTAAAAGGCGAAACCCGTGTAAACATTGGTAGTGGCAGAAAAAACGAAACCATAATTATGCCGTTCACCACCATGCAAAAAACCTTCAACATGGGCGACGATGTACATTTTTTCTCGGTTACATCACAGCCCGGAGTGCCGGTGAGTAAAGTAGAAGCCCGTTTAAAAGGATTGATGAAAGAAAGACATAGCGTTGCACCCAACGATCAGCAAGCTGTTGGTTCGTTCAACATCGAGGTAGAATGGAAAAAATATATGGGTTTGTTTACCGGAATACAGGTGCTGACCTGGATTGTGGGAATTGGAACTTTACTGGCGGGTGTAATCGGTGTAAGTAACATTATGCTGGTAATTATTAAAGAGCGCACGCAGGAAATTGGTATCCAGCGCGCTATTGGTGCCACGCCCGGGAAAGTGATCCTTCACATTGTTGCCGAAAGTGTTTTCCTAACCGTAATTGCCGGATACATTGGGCTGGCATTGGGCGTTGGTATGCTGGAGCTGCTGAATATGGTGCTGGAAATGAATGCAGGAAGTGGTGACGATATTTTCTTCCGGCACCCGGAAATTAGTTTCCAAATGGCAATTGGGGCACTTTCAGTATTGGTGGTTTCCGGAATATTTGCCGGATTAATTCCGGCGCGGCGTGCCGTAAGTATAAAACCAATTGATGCTTTGCGCGACGAGTAG